The region AATCATTAGAGAGTATCTATCGATTCTTCAAAAAATTACAAGAAAAACATCAATAAGATGTTTTTTGGCGAATTATTTAATAATTTTTTATTAAAATAACAAGGTATCAGCTCCGATTATATGGTTTAATAGTCGTATAAGGAGCTGATTTTTTTATGTCTAAATGGTTTAATTTAAAAAATATATCGATAGCAGCGATTACTTTATTAGGATTAGCACCAGTTGTCCAAGCAAGTCCCCTTAAAGAGGACGTTACCATAGAAAAACATTATCGTACTTTTTATATGCCTGATCGCGAGGATTTAATCTTTTCCCTGCATTACGGTTACGGATTTAAAAGTGATTATGTTTTAACAGATGATGATGTGAAGGTAGGGATTTATAGTTCCAATGCAATCTTGGTGGATTTAACGGCGAATGAGGTCCTTTATGAAAGAAATCCTGATGTTATAACATATCCAGCGTCTCTGACCAAAATGATGACAGTGTTAGTTGCGATTGAAAATATGCCAAATACGTCGATGGTTGTAGATGTTGATTTTAATAAGTTATATGAAGAAGGAGCCGCGCTTGCCGGATTTTCAAATGGACAAGTTGTGAGTGGCGACGATTTGTTATATGGAACGATGTTACCATCAGGTGCTGATGCAGCCCAAACATTAGCTAATTATGTAGCAGGTTCAGAAGAGGCCTTCGTTGAATTAATGAATCAAAAAGCAAGGGAACTTGGCATGACGAGCACTCACTTTACAAATGTAACAGGACTTCATGACGATAATCATTACTCAACGGTGCGAGATATGGCCGTATTAGTCAAGGCCGCGCTATATAACGATAAGTTTAGAGAAGTTTATTCTGCTAAATCTTATGTCACGAGTACAACGCCAATGTTAGTCTTTACGAGTCGAATGTTTGACCGTTTATCATCACCAACATTTGGTCGTGTTGAAATGTTAGGTGGAAAAACAGGTTATACGCATGAGGCGCAACTTTGTTTAGCGAGCTATGCAACAGATGGAAAACACGAATATGCCCTTGTGACAACGCACGCTGATGGAAGTGCCTATACCCCACAATATCACGTGCTTGATGCTGTTTATTTATATAATTATTTCTTAAATCAATTGTAATGGAGAATAAGATGAGTCGAAATATTTTCATTATTATGCTATTAATCTTTATCAACATTTTTTAAGTCAATAAAAATACCAAAATCCTGAATGAAAAAGATAAAAAATGGTAAAATATTGTTATGACTTAAGGAATAGGTGATAATATGGAATTAACGAAAAGAGTAGCCCATAAACCTTTTATACACGAGGTTCCACATGCTAAGGGTGTGGTTTTGTTTATTCATGGAATTTTGGAGGGGCCCTATCAATTTAGAGGGTTAGCTGATATCGCCAATCAAAATGGTTACTCAAGTTATGCTATTTTATTACCTGGACATGGTGATAGTGCTGAAAGATTTTCTCGTATTGAGAAACAAGTATGGCTAAATTATGTTGAACAGACGATTAGACGATTATCAAAAGATTATCAACAGATTATTATTGTTGGTCATTCGATGGGGTGTTTACTAGGCCTTTTAACTTCTTTACGTTATCCACAGATAAAAAAAGCTTTTTTAATTTCAACACCGTTAAAATTAAAATTAAGTTTTAGGGGATTAAGATGTAGTATAAAAGTAGCGCGCGGTAAAGTTGATGAAAAAGATATTTATACGACAGCTATTTATCGAGCTTGGAGTATTAAAAGAGCGAAACATCTTATTACCTATTTGAGATGGATTCCACGCTATTTAGATTTATTTTCGCTTGTTAGAGAAACAAATAAAAAATTAGGTGAGATTAAAATTCCATTAACTATTGTACATTGTAAAGATGATGAGTTTGTTAGTGATGAAAGTATAAATGTATTTAAACGTCATTTAACTTGTAAATATAATGTATTAGAGTTACCTAAATCAGGGCATTTTTACTTTACGGAAGATGAAAAAAGACAACTTAATAGCTATTTCGAAAAATTCATAACAAATAAAAAAGTGAGATCTTAAGATCTCACTTTTTTATTTTGTTGCATAGATACTAAATAAGCTATAAGGATGATTCATATCATCGACCATTTTATAACTAGAGTAAAATTTACGGCCACTAATATTTTGTAAAGAAGCAGCTTCTAAATACTCTTTCATTTCATTAATAGAGAAGCCGTGATGACCTTTAAAGGTTTCACTGTGATTGTGGAAAGTTCCATCGTCTGGTAATAAGTCCACGATGATTAATTTTCCGTTTGGTTTTAAATGACTTGCTAGAAGATTCACAGTAGATTGAACATCCTCAATATGATGTAAAACCATTGAAGTGTAGATAACGTCAAATTTAGTATCAGTTTCTAAATCCTTTAATTCACCACAATAAGTCTTCATATTTTTAAGATCAGACTCATTAATTTTTTGTTCAACTTCCTTAATCCTTCCTTCAGAATTATCGATTAGTAAGAATTGTGCTTTTTTATTTTTAAGATGAAAAGAAATGAGCCCTGTTCCGCAACCAAACTCCATCATTTCAAGAGGGCCACTTCCTAAATAACTCTCAATCTCAGCACTAATTGCTTCCGCGCGTTTAACTCTTAAGTCAGTATCCCAGTTTGGTGATAATGCATTGAAGTCCATATTCACAACCCCTTTCAGAGTGATTCATCATATTTGTTTTTTTAGCCTTAATGAATATTCTATCATATTTCTAACATTTTGACATGTCGATGAACGTAAAGATGACAGGGAATCATTTTCCATTATTCTACATCATCCGATGATGATTAGTCTTTTTAAGTACTAAATTTAACTTTTTAAGCAGATAACATTGCCACAATGAAGTTGAGCATTTATAATAGTAAAGTCTATAAAATCATGTTTAAAGAAGCTTCACAAGGGAGAAAGAAGTATGAACAAGCGTAAAAAGTTAAAACATAAGATTGTAGAGTATATAGGGGGATTGTGGTTTTTTCTAGCATTGATTTCAACTACTGTCTTAATTGTTTTAAACTGCACTTCTATTTATGGGTTTATTATTGATAAATATCGATTAACCTCGGTTACAGGACTTTCAAAAGATGCTCTAATGCTAAACTATAAAGAAATTGTTTCTTATTTACAGTGTTTTAGTTCAGAGTATTTGACACTTTCAGATTTTAAAATGAGTGAAAATGGAATGATTCATTTTGCGGATGTTAAAATCATTTTTCAATGGTTATATGTCATTGTTATCTTATTTATCATCGCATTAGCTATCTTTTTAGTGATTAAACATCACGACAAAGATAAAGCCGTATTATCTATGTTTAATAAAGGTGTTAATTTAACATTTATTGTATTTGGTTTGTTAATTGTTTCAATTATGGTGAACTTTTCAGCTACTTTTACGATGTTCCATAAAATCTTCTTTCGTAATGATTACTGGGTTTTTGATTATCGTACCGATCCAGTTATTTTAGCTCTACCAGAAGAACTATTCTTAATTTTAAGTGTTATGATTATTACACTTTTATTTGCTATTTGTATATTAATCAAAATTATTTACCGTAAAAGATTAAAAGCTGACTTGAGATAAAGGAATGAAGATGCTACATGGGTGGCATCTTTTTTATTTGGATTAGATAAGGAACAATTAAACTTCATTTTAGGACTGGGTGATAATCAGTTTGCTAAGGAATTTATATATACTTGAAAGCGAAAAAGCAATGAAATAATAGATTAAATTTAATTTTTACTTAATATTGCTATTAAATGGAGAATTATAACATAGACTAATGGTAGATAATGCATGCTGCGAGGTGGCAAAATGAATTTTATGGATCAAAGTCTTTATGATTTGAAGGTTGGCCTAGTTTTAGCTGGTGGAGGAACAAAAGGAGCTTATCAAGCAGGTGTGATGCAAGCTTTATGGGACTTAGATTTAATTAATAATATTACAGCAGTCTCTGGTGTTTCAATTGGAACACTTAACTCCTTAATGCTTTGTATGAAGAAGCGGGATCTTATTGATATTAGTTGGAAGTCGTTAACTTATCAAAAGATTGTCACGAAAAGTGAAGGATTTAAGTTGGCTGATATAGGAGAAATCATCAAATTGATTGCTACGGGTCATAAGCCAGATGAAATAGCAGAAAACGTTGATTTAAGTGCTCTTGGACTCATTTCTCAAAAAGGAATTCGTGACTATATCGAGGAATTCGTAGATATGCCAACATTAAAAAGTACGAATATTGATATTTACAGTTGTGCCTATAATATTAATGATGGTCATCCAGAATACTTTAAGCTCAATGATTACAATGAAGAAGAAATAATTGATATTAGCATTGCTTCATGTGCTGTTCCCTTTATTTTTACTCCAGTGACGTTTAAAGGTAAACAATATGCGGATGGAGGAATTAATAACCCTCTATATTCGGGAGCTAGTGCGGATAATGTACCTATTGCTCCAATTATGAATCATGATTTAGATTTAATTATCGTCGTTCATTTAACGTATACAGATAAAGTAGATTTAAATCTTTATCCACAGGCAAATATTATAGAAATTTATCCTTCGTTTCCATTAGAAATTGTGAATGGAAGTGGAACTTTAAATTTTAAT is a window of Turicibacter sanguinis DNA encoding:
- a CDS encoding D-alanyl-D-alanine carboxypeptidase family protein gives rise to the protein MSKWFNLKNISIAAITLLGLAPVVQASPLKEDVTIEKHYRTFYMPDREDLIFSLHYGYGFKSDYVLTDDDVKVGIYSSNAILVDLTANEVLYERNPDVITYPASLTKMMTVLVAIENMPNTSMVVDVDFNKLYEEGAALAGFSNGQVVSGDDLLYGTMLPSGADAAQTLANYVAGSEEAFVELMNQKARELGMTSTHFTNVTGLHDDNHYSTVRDMAVLVKAALYNDKFREVYSAKSYVTSTTPMLVFTSRMFDRLSSPTFGRVEMLGGKTGYTHEAQLCLASYATDGKHEYALVTTHADGSAYTPQYHVLDAVYLYNYFLNQL
- a CDS encoding alpha/beta hydrolase, whose product is MELTKRVAHKPFIHEVPHAKGVVLFIHGILEGPYQFRGLADIANQNGYSSYAILLPGHGDSAERFSRIEKQVWLNYVEQTIRRLSKDYQQIIIVGHSMGCLLGLLTSLRYPQIKKAFLISTPLKLKLSFRGLRCSIKVARGKVDEKDIYTTAIYRAWSIKRAKHLITYLRWIPRYLDLFSLVRETNKKLGEIKIPLTIVHCKDDEFVSDESINVFKRHLTCKYNVLELPKSGHFYFTEDEKRQLNSYFEKFITNKKVRS
- a CDS encoding class I SAM-dependent DNA methyltransferase; amino-acid sequence: MDFNALSPNWDTDLRVKRAEAISAEIESYLGSGPLEMMEFGCGTGLISFHLKNKKAQFLLIDNSEGRIKEVEQKINESDLKNMKTYCGELKDLETDTKFDVIYTSMVLHHIEDVQSTVNLLASHLKPNGKLIIVDLLPDDGTFHNHSETFKGHHGFSINEMKEYLEAASLQNISGRKFYSSYKMVDDMNHPYSLFSIYATK
- a CDS encoding TIGR01906 family membrane protein translates to MNKRKKLKHKIVEYIGGLWFFLALISTTVLIVLNCTSIYGFIIDKYRLTSVTGLSKDALMLNYKEIVSYLQCFSSEYLTLSDFKMSENGMIHFADVKIIFQWLYVIVILFIIALAIFLVIKHHDKDKAVLSMFNKGVNLTFIVFGLLIVSIMVNFSATFTMFHKIFFRNDYWVFDYRTDPVILALPEELFLILSVMIITLLFAICILIKIIYRKRLKADLR
- a CDS encoding patatin-like phospholipase family protein, with the protein product MNFMDQSLYDLKVGLVLAGGGTKGAYQAGVMQALWDLDLINNITAVSGVSIGTLNSLMLCMKKRDLIDISWKSLTYQKIVTKSEGFKLADIGEIIKLIATGHKPDEIAENVDLSALGLISQKGIRDYIEEFVDMPTLKSTNIDIYSCAYNINDGHPEYFKLNDYNEEEIIDISIASCAVPFIFTPVTFKGKQYADGGINNPLYSGASADNVPIAPIMNHDLDLIIVVHLTYTDKVDLNLYPQANIIEIYPSFPLEIVNGSGTLNFNQTSIKERIEIGYRDGVVTLAPMLIAYLKGKNIAPYIKHHVNWNNQFLKKYRK